In Neodiprion pinetum isolate iyNeoPine1 chromosome 6, iyNeoPine1.2, whole genome shotgun sequence, one genomic interval encodes:
- the Hsl gene encoding hormone-sensitive lipase isoform X1, translated as MSTFDYDFAKPFAELEPPHWGALRELCKANAEYFATDHSEAGFRLNAALSAMLDHLEQVRPLYREISKIAPLFDFDSQTPGNGYRSFLSIVDKCILHSVYICRQLCCQRDSVLFRKSYYMREVEACLQLLASLCTCLQHLKTLYLWSDTPVNEKPSLFSSDSHSPQELLDQTESVNQYSFYGRCLGFQFCDSIKRVLKTISLCMVSFSEVYYANGTLIGRCTNSLKYLVDPEARARRIVNISQCADINFCKDFWLLNETDLVQRLPAMMMPTLAVNQMISIPPEELVLESENGAMVSIPVPCSHLGEMPLSVRLLSSHHRKGMIGSCGVDQSLPLSEGLVIHCHGGGFVAQSSRSHEVYLRDWAVQLGVPILSIDYSLAPEAPYPRALEEVFYAYAWALKNASTLLGSSARKVILAGDSAGANLNLGATLKCLELNVRKPDGIFMAYTPVLVEFIPSPARLLCLTDPLLPFGFMMRCLKAYASGESQQSQRAKERENGECQASETESFAEVSESDLIALALSPNGDETNEEHKLPSFPSDSTLNSVSLAEADAVQVTLDAATPSKANLREQTQSQEYITQFLDLYKNKSSENLAAVSNGERTKEEKHPRNEKSWSLFGWSFGGGNKARFLDAEGEKSPSDEFVFTVPRDPHLSPYLASGSTLAQIPPVKILTLELDPCLDDCVMFARKLKTLGNPVTLDILSGLPHGFLNFCLVSKEASDGSNLCVRRIRELLEYK; from the exons ATGTCTACATTTGATTATGACTTTGCCAAACCATTCGCTGAGCTAGAACCACCGCATTGGGGTGCTTTGCGTGAGTTATGTAAAGCTAATGCCGAATACTTTGCAACTGATCATAGTGAGGCTGGTTTTCGCTTAAATGCAGCTTTATCAGCAATGCTGGATCACTTGGAGCAGGTCCGTCCGTTGTATCGAGAGATATCCAAGATAGCACCGCTATTTGATTTTGACTCTCAAACACCGGGTAACGGTTATCGAAGTTTTCTCTCAATAGTTGATAAGTGTATATTACATTCCGTCTACATCTGCCGCCAGCTATGCTGCCAGCGAGATTCCGTTTTATTCCGCAAAAGTTATTACATGAG AGAGGTAGAAGCTTGTCTGCAATTGTTAGCATCTTTGTGCACATGCTTACAACATTTGAAAACTCTTTATTTATGGAGCGATACACCTGTCAATGAAAAGCCCTCTCTGTTTTCTTCGGATTCTCACAGTCCTCAGGAGCTCTTAGATCAAACGGAAAGTGTCAATCAGTATAGTTTTTATGGGAGATGCTTAGGATTCCAG TTTTGCGACAGCATTAAACGAGTGCTGAAAACAATATCACTTTGCATGGTCTCCTTCAGTGAAGTATATTACGCGAATGGAACGCTTATCGGAAGGTGTACCAATTCGTTAAAATATCTAGTCGATCCAGAGGCAAGGGCACGGCGTATAGTTAATATTTCTCAATGTGCTGACATCAATTTTTGCAAGGACTTCTGGCTGCTCAATGAAACAG ATTTGGTTCAACGGTTGCCTGCTATGATGATGCCCACACTTGCAGTAAACCAAATGATTTCAATCCCTCCCGAGGAACTGGTTCTTGAATCTGAAAATGGTGCGATGGTTTCCATTCCCGTACCATGTAGTCACTTAGGAGAGATGCCTCTGTCTGTTCGTCTTCTGAGCTCTCATCACAGAAAAGGGATG ATTGGCTCATGTGGAGTTGATCAGTCATTGCCTCTGTCAGAAGGACTAGTGATTCATTGTCACGGGGGTGGGTTTGTGGCCCAAAGCTCACGTTCTCATGAAGTTTATTTACGTGATTGGGCGGTCCAGCTTGGTGTTCCAATTCTGAGTATAGATTACAGTTTAGCTCCAGAAGCTCCTTATCCTCGAGCTTTGGAAGAAGTATTTTATGCTTACGCATGGGCTTTAAAAAATGCCAGTACACTGTTGGGAAGTTCAGCGCGGAAAGTTATCCTTGCAG GGGACTCTGCTGGAGCTAATCTAAACTTGGGAGCCACTTTAAAATGTTTAGAACTGAATGTTCGAAAACCAGATGGAATTTTCATGGCATACACACCAGTTCTGGTCGAGTTCATACCTTCTCCGGCCCGCTTGTTGTGTCTTACGGATCCGCTTCTGCCATTCGGATTTATGATGCGATGTTTGAAAGCTTATGCTTCGGGTGAAAGTCAACAGTCTCAACG GGCTaaggagagagagaacggGGAGTGTCAAGCATCAGAGACCGAGTCGTTTGCAGAAGTAAGCGAAAGCGATCTGATAGCACTTGCACTCAGTCCTAATGGTGATGAAACTAATGAAGAGCACAAGTTGCCTTCATTCCCATCTGATTCTACTTTGAACTCGGTCAGTCTTGCCGAAGCTGATGCAGTACAAG TCACCCTAGATGCTGCTACTCCTAGCAAGGCGAATTTGCGAGAACAAACGCAATCGCAGGAGTACATTACTCAGTTCTTAgatttgtacaaaaataaatcatcTGAGAATTTAGCAGCCGTCTCAAACGGGGAAAGAACTAAAGAGGAAAAGCATCCACGAAATGAGAAATCGTGGTCTTTATTTGGCTGGAGCTTCGGCGGTGGTAATAAGGCACGATTCCTGGATGCTGAAGGCGAAAAAAGTCCTTCTGATGAATTCGTCTTCACTGTGCCTAGAGATCCACACTTAAGTCCATACTTAGCATCTGGCAGTACATTGGCACAAATACCGCCAGTCaaaattttg ACTCTGGAACTAGATCCGTGTTTGGACGATTGTGTGATGTTTgctagaaaattgaaaacgttGGGAAATCCAGTGACGCTGGATATACTTTCTGGATTACCACATGGGTTTCTTAATTTCTGCTTG gtATCAAAGGAAGCAAGTGATGGCTCTAATCTTTGTGTAAGACGAATACGAGAGCTGTTGGAATATAAATAG
- the Pus1 gene encoding pseudouridylate synthase 1 homolog isoform X2 — protein MFSALAPVVDENVAVPVLDNKRLIEEPPEDSDNKKQKLDNADRVKKRKVAMLLGYLGKNYYGMQRNPQMKTIEEDLIQALLQAKLINDEAFETIQTIQFQRAARTDKGVSAVRQVVSLKLPEHGKKEDINAFLPEEIRVFGIKRVTKGFNSKSSCDARSYIYTMPTFAFAKKPPDSEVLNEEYDVDKKIEELSVINGEPFHKYRIQPDVLEKVQSVLKLYEGTHNFHNFTSKVKPLDPSAMRYMIDCSCSDPFVINDMEFVTLKIKGQSFMLHQIRKMVALVIAIIRTQTSEETLNAAFGPGKLDIPMAPSLGLVLDQVHYDRYNKRYSSDGIHEALEWPEVNDEIVKFKEDYILNYICESEQSEKSMLQWLATLCRHSYDIREDSVIS, from the exons ATGTTCTCTGCCCTGGCCCCAGTTGTCGATGAGAACGTCGCTGTTCCAGTTCTGGATAACAAAAGGCTGATAGAAGAGCCGCCAGAGGATAGCGAtaacaagaaacaaaaattggaTAATGCGGACAGAGTGAAGAAGCGAAAAGTGGCAATGCTTTTGGGTtatttgggaaaaaattattacggtATGCAGAGAAATCCACAAATGAAAACGATAGAGGAGGACTTGATACAGGCTTTACTCCAAGCAAAGCTCATAAATGATGAAGCTTTTGAAACTATACAGACAATTCAGTTTCAAAGAGCCGCTAGAACAGACAAAGGTGTTTCTGCAGTCAGACAGGTTGTCTCTCTGAAACTAC CTGAGCATGGGAAGAAGGAAGATATAAATGCGTTTTTGCCCGAAGAAATCAGAGTTTTTGGAATAAAGAGGGTAACGAAAGGTTTCAACAGTAAAAGCAGCTGTGATGCTCGGTCTTATATCTACACGATGCCAACTTTCGCTTTTGCAAAAAAACCGCCAGATTCGGAAGTGCTAAACGAGGAATATgacgttgataaaaaaattgaggagCTTTCTGTTATCAATGGTGAACCATTCCACAAGTACCGGATACAGCCAGATGTACTTGAGAAGGTCCAATCGGTGCTGAAACTGTATGAAGGAACTCATAATTTCCATAATTTTACATCAAAAGT AAAACCATTGGATCCGTCTGCAATGAGATATATGATAGATTGCTCGTGTAGCGATCCGTTCGTCATCAATGATATGGAATTTGTTACTCTTAAGATCAAGGGGCAAAGTTTTATGTTGCAccaaattcgaaaaatggttGCATTGGTTATAGCCATTATCAGAACTCAGACATCGGAAGAAACTTTGAATGCAGCTTTTGGACCAGGGAAGCTAGACATTCCGATGGCGCCTAGTTTAGGATTAGTTTTGGATCAG GTTCATTATGACAGATATAACAAACGATATAGTTCGGATGGAATTCACGAGGCTCTAGAATGGCCAGAGGTCAATGATGAGATTGTCAAATTCAAGGAAGACTACATACTGAACTACATCTGTGAGAGCGAGCAGAGTGAAAAGTC GATGCTTCAATGGTTGGCTACACTGTGCAGACATAGCTACGATATCCGCGAAGACAGCGTTATCAGTTAA
- the Pus1 gene encoding pseudouridylate synthase 1 homolog isoform X1 — MYRYICKETLVNNLWLFRSFKCRKMFSALAPVVDENVAVPVLDNKRLIEEPPEDSDNKKQKLDNADRVKKRKVAMLLGYLGKNYYGMQRNPQMKTIEEDLIQALLQAKLINDEAFETIQTIQFQRAARTDKGVSAVRQVVSLKLPEHGKKEDINAFLPEEIRVFGIKRVTKGFNSKSSCDARSYIYTMPTFAFAKKPPDSEVLNEEYDVDKKIEELSVINGEPFHKYRIQPDVLEKVQSVLKLYEGTHNFHNFTSKVKPLDPSAMRYMIDCSCSDPFVINDMEFVTLKIKGQSFMLHQIRKMVALVIAIIRTQTSEETLNAAFGPGKLDIPMAPSLGLVLDQVHYDRYNKRYSSDGIHEALEWPEVNDEIVKFKEDYILNYICESEQSEKSMLQWLATLCRHSYDIREDSVIS; from the exons ATGTATCGCTATATTTGCAAGGAGACACTTGTCAATAATCTTTGGTTGTTCC GGTCTTTTAAATGCAGGAAAATGTTCTCTGCCCTGGCCCCAGTTGTCGATGAGAACGTCGCTGTTCCAGTTCTGGATAACAAAAGGCTGATAGAAGAGCCGCCAGAGGATAGCGAtaacaagaaacaaaaattggaTAATGCGGACAGAGTGAAGAAGCGAAAAGTGGCAATGCTTTTGGGTtatttgggaaaaaattattacggtATGCAGAGAAATCCACAAATGAAAACGATAGAGGAGGACTTGATACAGGCTTTACTCCAAGCAAAGCTCATAAATGATGAAGCTTTTGAAACTATACAGACAATTCAGTTTCAAAGAGCCGCTAGAACAGACAAAGGTGTTTCTGCAGTCAGACAGGTTGTCTCTCTGAAACTAC CTGAGCATGGGAAGAAGGAAGATATAAATGCGTTTTTGCCCGAAGAAATCAGAGTTTTTGGAATAAAGAGGGTAACGAAAGGTTTCAACAGTAAAAGCAGCTGTGATGCTCGGTCTTATATCTACACGATGCCAACTTTCGCTTTTGCAAAAAAACCGCCAGATTCGGAAGTGCTAAACGAGGAATATgacgttgataaaaaaattgaggagCTTTCTGTTATCAATGGTGAACCATTCCACAAGTACCGGATACAGCCAGATGTACTTGAGAAGGTCCAATCGGTGCTGAAACTGTATGAAGGAACTCATAATTTCCATAATTTTACATCAAAAGT AAAACCATTGGATCCGTCTGCAATGAGATATATGATAGATTGCTCGTGTAGCGATCCGTTCGTCATCAATGATATGGAATTTGTTACTCTTAAGATCAAGGGGCAAAGTTTTATGTTGCAccaaattcgaaaaatggttGCATTGGTTATAGCCATTATCAGAACTCAGACATCGGAAGAAACTTTGAATGCAGCTTTTGGACCAGGGAAGCTAGACATTCCGATGGCGCCTAGTTTAGGATTAGTTTTGGATCAG GTTCATTATGACAGATATAACAAACGATATAGTTCGGATGGAATTCACGAGGCTCTAGAATGGCCAGAGGTCAATGATGAGATTGTCAAATTCAAGGAAGACTACATACTGAACTACATCTGTGAGAGCGAGCAGAGTGAAAAGTC GATGCTTCAATGGTTGGCTACACTGTGCAGACATAGCTACGATATCCGCGAAGACAGCGTTATCAGTTAA
- the san gene encoding probable N-acetyltransferase san, with product MTRSKIELGDVTPHNIKQLKLLNQVVFPVSYNEKFYKDVLEAGELAKLAYYNDIVVGAVCCRVDTSENSRRLYIMTLGCLYPYRRLGIGTVMVQHVLNYVSKDGNFDSIFLHVQVNNEGAIDFYKKFGFEVVETKKHYYKRIEPADAHVLQKTLRPPTTANHQNQSASQ from the exons ATGACAAG ATCAAAGATAGAATTGGGGGATGTTACACCCCACAACATAAAGCAATTGAAACTGCTTAATCAAGTCGTATTTCCTGTCTCGTATAACGAGAAATTCTACAAAGACGTCTTGGAGGCTGGCGAGCTGGCTAAACTCGCTTACTATAATGACATTGTG GTAGGGGCTGTGTGTTGTCGTGTAGATACCTCAGAGAACTCGCGCCGTTTGTATATAATGACTTTGGGATGTTTGTACCCTTATAGACGACTGGGGATCGGCACTGTTATGGTACAACATGTACTTAATTATGTCTCTAAAGACGGGAATTTTGACTCGATATTCCT GCACGTACAAGTTAACAACGAGGGGGCTATTGATTTCTACAAAAAGTTCGGCTTTGAAGTtgttgaaacgaaaaaacattACTACAAACGTATCGAACCTGCAGACGCACATGTGTTACAAAAAACTTTGCGCCCGCCAACAACAGCTAATCATCAAAATCAATCAGCAAGTCAATGA
- the LOC124221940 gene encoding small ribosomal subunit protein eS19 produces the protein MPSVTLKDVDQHKFVKAFAAFLKKTGKMRVPEWVDIVKSARFKELAPYDPDWYYVRCAALVRHIYIRSPIGVGAVTKIFGGRKRNGTHPSHFCRSAGGVARKALQSLEQLKLIERADGGRKLTSQGRRDLDRIAAQVKAKSKKQLKLQETLVL, from the exons ATGCCTTCCGTAACGTTAAAGGACGTCGATCAACACAAATTTGTGAAGGCCTTTGCCGCCTTCCTCAAAAA GACAGGTAAGATGCGTGTCCCGGAATGGGTAGACATCGTCAAGTCAGCCCGTTTCAAGGAACTCGCCCCTTACGATCCCGACTGGTACTACGTCAGATGTGCTGCATTGGTTCGTCATATCTACATTCGTAGCCCAATTGGCGTTGGGGCTGTGACTAAAATTTTTGGAGGACGTAAACGCAATGGCACACACCCAAGCCACTTTTGTCGGTCAGCCGGTGGTGTTGCCCGCAAGGCACTTCAGTCCCTTGAACAGTTGAAGCTCATTGAAAGAGCAGATGGTGGCAGAAAATTGACCAGCCAAGGCCGCAGAGACTTGGATCGTATCGCTGCTCAAGTTAAGGCTAAGAGCAAGAAGCAGCTGAAACTCCAGGAGACTCTTGTACTATAA
- the LOC124221771 gene encoding serine/threonine-protein kinase SIK2: protein MEGSACQSKKQIRVGFYDIEGTIGKGNFAVVKLARHRITKTEVAIKIIDKTQLDSTNLEKVYREVEIMKQLEHPHIVKLYQVMETKNMIYMVCEYASRGEIFDYIARYGRMGEPRARATFAQILSAVEYCHAIGVAHRDLKAENLLLDAQMNVKIADFGFSNRFSPGERLSTWCGSPPYAAPEVFRGKHYAGPEIDVWSLGVVLYVLVCGALPFDGSTLQSLRDRVLSGRFRIPYFMSTDCENLIRKMLVLEPGKRYTIPQIKRHRWMSGIVDANDAELPGIATVTTTQTVQEPNEQILRLMHSLGIDVTRTRESLRNNSYDHHAAIYFLLLEKLKQHRSTNVSNNTSCWPTPGRGTEEKFKSRTREDASRAGKRFSSTSSSTDEGCCSAEGDLEEGPSGDELREAQIKLEEHRLGLDRDISQRIDSQMVNRRLSDYQQHHFDSPPTDPPNHTSLFTGDGSSSSDLFESSFDSGCPPDFTATGCFTSSLPSCTPPPPKSPSLVAARISRVSQGRRASDGGPRLLFCPQGGGGDRSAKQRSIQDSGKARGHLDLVHLRPPVTPTQAQPQFKIRADSGTQLQLLVQQRMLQQKRNLYHRQRGGGSPTPTPAASGAGNRRRDHVPRQDSYKMAQRTQILPPLSMSHGDGELERDRDEERWKSLPSRLAADCQLAERTLLWSQQVGLGGGASYLPTGGVGGFLWPSGTSPHSTIFENAGDPME, encoded by the exons ATGGAGGGTAGCGCATGCCAGAGCAAGAAACAAATCCGTGTTGGATTTTATGACATCGAAGGAACCATCGGCAAGGGTAACTTTGCTGTGGTCAAGTTAGCCCGTCATCGAATCACCAAAACAGAG GTAGCAATCAAGATAATAGATAAGACTCAACTGGACTCGACAAATCTGGAGAAGGTGTACCGTGAAGTAGAGATAATGAAGCAATTGGAACACCCACATATTGTCAAGCTTTATCAAGTTATGGAGACTAAGAATATGATATACATG GTATGCGAATATGCAAGCAGAGGtgaaatatttgattataTAGCCCGGTATGGTAGAATGGGAGAACCACGAGCACGAGCAACTTTTGCACAAATCCTGTCTGCAGTTGAGTACTGTCATGCGATAGGAGTAGCACACCGTGATTTGAAGGCTGAGAATTTGCTACTCGATGCCCAAATGAACGTGAAAATTGCAGACTTTGGATTCAGTAATAGATTTTCACCTGGGGAACGACTAAGTACATGGTGTGGTAGTCCACCTTATGCCGCACCGGAAGTATTTCGTGGAAAACACTATGCTGGCCCAGAAATTGATGTCTGG AGCTTGGGAGTAGTTCTGTATGTGTTAGTTTGCGGTGCTCTTCCATTTGACGGATCTACATTGCAATCATTACGAGATCGTGTATTGAGCGGAAGATTTCGTATTCCATATTTTATGAGTacag ATTGCGAGAACCTGATACGTAAGATGCTGGTATTGGAGCCAGGAAAGCGATATACGATTCCTCAAATAAAGAGACATCGTTGGATGTCTGGCATTGTGGATGCGAATGATGCAGAGCTTCCCGGTATTGCAACAGTAACGACAACGCAAACTGTTCAAGAGCCtaatgaacaaattttacgTCTCATGCACAGCCTTGGAATTGATGTGACTCGTACCAGAGAG TCACTCAGAAACAACAGCTATGACCATCACGCAGCTATCTACTTTTTACTGTTGGAGAAGTTGAAACAGCATCGCAGTACAAATGTTAGTAACAACACCAGTTGCTGGCCTACACCAGGTCGCGGCACAGAAGAGAAGTTTAAATCGAG aACCAGAGAAGACGCTAGCAGGGCTGGGAAGCGGTTTAGTTCAACAAGTTCCTCTACAGATGAGGGTTGCTGTAGCGCGGAGGGAGATTTGGAAGAAGGACCAAGTGGTGACGAGCTGAGAGAAGCTCAAATAAAATTAGAAGAACACCGACTTGGTCTTGACCGAGATATAAGTCAACGAATAGACAGTCAAATGGTCAATCGAAGGTTGAGCGATTATCAGCAACATCATTTTGATAGTCCTCCTACAGACCCTCCAAATCATACGTCCTTGTTCACCGGTGACGGCAGTTCATCATCggatttatttgaatcaagTTTTGACTCGGGTTGCCCTCCAGACTTTACTGCTACAGGATGCTTTACTAGCAGTTTACCGTCGTGTACTCCGCCACCCCCTAAAAGTCCTTCATTAGTAGCAGCAAGAATATCAAGAGTGTCTCAAGGACGCAGAGCTTCCGACGGAGGTCCACGGTTACTGTTTTGCCCgcaaggaggaggaggagatcGATCGGCAAAGCAGCGCAGTATTCAAG ATTCTGGAAAAGCCCGAGGACATCTAGACCTGGTTCATTTGAGACCACCGGTGACACCAACGCAGGCCCAGCCACAATTTAAGATCCGTGCTGATTCTGGAACACAGTTGCAGTTGCTTGTTCAACAAAGAATGCTGCAGCAGAAGCGAAACTTATATCATCGCCAGCGAGGTGGTGGCAGTCCGACACCAACGCCTGCTGCATCTGGTGCAGGAAATAGACGAAGAGATCATGTGCCCAGACAAGATAGCTATAAGATGGCCCAACGTACACAAATCCTACCACCCTTATCCATGAGCCATGGAGATGGGGAACTCGAGAGGGATAGAGATGAAGAGAGATGGAAGAGTTTGCCCTCTAGATTAGCTGCCGACTGCCAGTTAGCCGAGAGAACACTCCTGTGGAGCCAGCAG GTAGGACTGGGTGGAGGGGCTTCGTATCTGCCCACTGGTGGAGTGGGAGGTTTTTTGTGGCCCAGCGGCACCAGTCCCCACtcaacaatatttgaaaacgcCGGAGACCCTATGGAATGA
- the mRpL41 gene encoding large ribosomal subunit protein mL41, with the protein MASACMIIQRSITTSCVCHGKRNFRKFLLYNKRGTKKFKEQQAIKPHPQIPIDRRGVRLTGYYLGEKWIEVPEMIPEIIVPSLEGFNLKPYVAYHISEVQQSEFTPKDLFDAVYSKKITDDFRNKKLAEDGSPLNPSENEKLTAEEAKLLAGKTGCDLFGD; encoded by the exons ATGGCTTCTGCCTGCATGATTATACAGAGGAGTATCACGACAAGCTGTGTCTGTCACGGGAAGCGTAACTTTCGGAAATTCCTTTTATATAACAAGCGTggtaccaaaaaattcaaggaaCAACAGGCGATAAAACCGCATCCGCAAATTCCTATTGACC GTCGTGGAGTACGACTCACTGGCTACTATCTTGGGGAAAAATGGATCGAAGTGCCTGAAATGATACCTGAAATAATTGTTCCATCGCTGGAAGGCTTTAATCTTAAACCTTATGTAGCTTATCACATCTCTGAAGTACAGCAGTCAGAATTCACCCCTAAAGACTTGTTCGATGCAgtgtattcgaaaaaaattaccgacgATTTCCGGAATAAAAAACTGGCTGAAGATGGTAGCCCCTTAAATCctagtgaaaatgaaaaactaacTGCCGAGGAGGCCAAGCTGTTGGCCGGGAAGACTGGCTGTGATCTTTTTGGTGATTAA
- the Hsl gene encoding hormone-sensitive lipase isoform X2: protein MLDHLEQVRPLYREISKIAPLFDFDSQTPGNGYRSFLSIVDKCILHSVYICRQLCCQRDSVLFRKSYYMREVEACLQLLASLCTCLQHLKTLYLWSDTPVNEKPSLFSSDSHSPQELLDQTESVNQYSFYGRCLGFQFCDSIKRVLKTISLCMVSFSEVYYANGTLIGRCTNSLKYLVDPEARARRIVNISQCADINFCKDFWLLNETDLVQRLPAMMMPTLAVNQMISIPPEELVLESENGAMVSIPVPCSHLGEMPLSVRLLSSHHRKGMIGSCGVDQSLPLSEGLVIHCHGGGFVAQSSRSHEVYLRDWAVQLGVPILSIDYSLAPEAPYPRALEEVFYAYAWALKNASTLLGSSARKVILAGDSAGANLNLGATLKCLELNVRKPDGIFMAYTPVLVEFIPSPARLLCLTDPLLPFGFMMRCLKAYASGESQQSQRAKERENGECQASETESFAEVSESDLIALALSPNGDETNEEHKLPSFPSDSTLNSVSLAEADAVQVTLDAATPSKANLREQTQSQEYITQFLDLYKNKSSENLAAVSNGERTKEEKHPRNEKSWSLFGWSFGGGNKARFLDAEGEKSPSDEFVFTVPRDPHLSPYLASGSTLAQIPPVKILTLELDPCLDDCVMFARKLKTLGNPVTLDILSGLPHGFLNFCLVSKEASDGSNLCVRRIRELLEYK, encoded by the exons ATGCTGGATCACTTGGAGCAGGTCCGTCCGTTGTATCGAGAGATATCCAAGATAGCACCGCTATTTGATTTTGACTCTCAAACACCGGGTAACGGTTATCGAAGTTTTCTCTCAATAGTTGATAAGTGTATATTACATTCCGTCTACATCTGCCGCCAGCTATGCTGCCAGCGAGATTCCGTTTTATTCCGCAAAAGTTATTACATGAG AGAGGTAGAAGCTTGTCTGCAATTGTTAGCATCTTTGTGCACATGCTTACAACATTTGAAAACTCTTTATTTATGGAGCGATACACCTGTCAATGAAAAGCCCTCTCTGTTTTCTTCGGATTCTCACAGTCCTCAGGAGCTCTTAGATCAAACGGAAAGTGTCAATCAGTATAGTTTTTATGGGAGATGCTTAGGATTCCAG TTTTGCGACAGCATTAAACGAGTGCTGAAAACAATATCACTTTGCATGGTCTCCTTCAGTGAAGTATATTACGCGAATGGAACGCTTATCGGAAGGTGTACCAATTCGTTAAAATATCTAGTCGATCCAGAGGCAAGGGCACGGCGTATAGTTAATATTTCTCAATGTGCTGACATCAATTTTTGCAAGGACTTCTGGCTGCTCAATGAAACAG ATTTGGTTCAACGGTTGCCTGCTATGATGATGCCCACACTTGCAGTAAACCAAATGATTTCAATCCCTCCCGAGGAACTGGTTCTTGAATCTGAAAATGGTGCGATGGTTTCCATTCCCGTACCATGTAGTCACTTAGGAGAGATGCCTCTGTCTGTTCGTCTTCTGAGCTCTCATCACAGAAAAGGGATG ATTGGCTCATGTGGAGTTGATCAGTCATTGCCTCTGTCAGAAGGACTAGTGATTCATTGTCACGGGGGTGGGTTTGTGGCCCAAAGCTCACGTTCTCATGAAGTTTATTTACGTGATTGGGCGGTCCAGCTTGGTGTTCCAATTCTGAGTATAGATTACAGTTTAGCTCCAGAAGCTCCTTATCCTCGAGCTTTGGAAGAAGTATTTTATGCTTACGCATGGGCTTTAAAAAATGCCAGTACACTGTTGGGAAGTTCAGCGCGGAAAGTTATCCTTGCAG GGGACTCTGCTGGAGCTAATCTAAACTTGGGAGCCACTTTAAAATGTTTAGAACTGAATGTTCGAAAACCAGATGGAATTTTCATGGCATACACACCAGTTCTGGTCGAGTTCATACCTTCTCCGGCCCGCTTGTTGTGTCTTACGGATCCGCTTCTGCCATTCGGATTTATGATGCGATGTTTGAAAGCTTATGCTTCGGGTGAAAGTCAACAGTCTCAACG GGCTaaggagagagagaacggGGAGTGTCAAGCATCAGAGACCGAGTCGTTTGCAGAAGTAAGCGAAAGCGATCTGATAGCACTTGCACTCAGTCCTAATGGTGATGAAACTAATGAAGAGCACAAGTTGCCTTCATTCCCATCTGATTCTACTTTGAACTCGGTCAGTCTTGCCGAAGCTGATGCAGTACAAG TCACCCTAGATGCTGCTACTCCTAGCAAGGCGAATTTGCGAGAACAAACGCAATCGCAGGAGTACATTACTCAGTTCTTAgatttgtacaaaaataaatcatcTGAGAATTTAGCAGCCGTCTCAAACGGGGAAAGAACTAAAGAGGAAAAGCATCCACGAAATGAGAAATCGTGGTCTTTATTTGGCTGGAGCTTCGGCGGTGGTAATAAGGCACGATTCCTGGATGCTGAAGGCGAAAAAAGTCCTTCTGATGAATTCGTCTTCACTGTGCCTAGAGATCCACACTTAAGTCCATACTTAGCATCTGGCAGTACATTGGCACAAATACCGCCAGTCaaaattttg ACTCTGGAACTAGATCCGTGTTTGGACGATTGTGTGATGTTTgctagaaaattgaaaacgttGGGAAATCCAGTGACGCTGGATATACTTTCTGGATTACCACATGGGTTTCTTAATTTCTGCTTG gtATCAAAGGAAGCAAGTGATGGCTCTAATCTTTGTGTAAGACGAATACGAGAGCTGTTGGAATATAAATAG